A window of the Theileria parva strain Muguga chromosome 2, complete sequence, whole genome shotgun sequence genome harbors these coding sequences:
- the ykt6 gene encoding Regulated-SNARE-like domain protein — MQKHNITYLGVLQCKEEPVFLTQCFHFSDLPYFSRGQAKNVSTFMARELSKRVDYGFTATTVDDYLVYSNKWSSGLCILCICNRDYPSRTAFGLLQHSFFLFNEKYVYEELKFDNDLNLSLPELKELMLKYKNPEAVDMYENVYGKVQNTINIVHKTVKDLLNCEENLESLVNQSKDLSTRTKDVFAKSKKLKRRSCCSLM; from the coding sequence ATGCAAAAACATAACATAACATACCTAGGAGTGCTACAATGTAAAGAAGAACCAGTATTCCTAACACAATGCTTCCATTTTTCAGATTTGCCGTACTTTTCAAGAGGCCAAGCCAAAAATGTGTCGACTTTCATGGCAAGAGAACTGTCAAAGAGAGTAGATTATGGATTTACAGCAACAACAGTGGATGATTATCTAGTTTACTCAAATAAATGGAGTTCAGGATTGTgtattttatgtatttGTAACAGAGATTACCCGTCTAGAACAGCATTTGGACTCCTGCAACATTCGTTTTTCctatttaatgaaaaatacgTCTATGAAGAACTAAAATTCgataatgatttaaatcTGAGCCTTCCAGAACTAAAGGAATTGATGTTAAAGTACAAAAATCCGGAAGCAGTGGATATGTATGAGAATGTATACGGGAAGGTGCAGAACACAATAAACATAGTACACAAAACAGTAAAGGACCTGTTAAACTGCGAAGAAAACCTGGAATCATTGGTAAACCAAAGCAAGGACCTGTCAACAAGAACAAAGGACGTTTTCGCTAAAAGTAAAAAGCTAAAGAGGAGAAGCTGCTGTTCCTTAATGTGA
- the REV1 gene encoding impB/mucB/samB family protein has product MDVGIYMNGNIMYLFFENFLLDAILGENFEGPAAIYNHGRILSVNNECFNQGVKRGMYVENALDICKDMKPVKYDWDKVNERGLRIIRILKKYTDRILSPQYNEFYLQISYPECRNLLENPSTNTDENICNLAIQISKEVPGEPVIGIGKNMLVSKLASKKCRNLKINSQESDYDYELSPIVCITSIYGGCYMVSDKICIVTDGFKFLNNVYLSEIPGVGYLGPVLKSKGLVTCNDVRKIGTPLCLQSVLGGRIGKLVYNFCFGYDYRCANLPKKQQDFFLNKSFTSEVTIGSHESNSSTSDNCTQNSSKQGDLGKESEKEHDESKVSSIETSQESGCNNEGNNLNRESEERVLRRLLSEVLKDLCSVYSLFDKCIINYSIKYKCNITLHVHSDSQYTKSITSILDKQSLRHTINSLYNKIKSEFGIEFPKIKKIQLEVLDVVRVDEDITFIDKFLKERPSTGQESQSPFRMSFLSPSSATATSNDSVYSPSEMCTPTRRLNGWKLDSISIDSGTPQSPAKSASSSVASRTLITPNILRYVDFKGQISQKSNPDSSVDSKTRTPTRSRRSLKLSRGQKYITEYLSPSKFEFS; this is encoded by the exons ATGGATGTCGGAATATACATGAATGGGAATATAATGTATTTATTCTTTGAGAACTTCTTGCTGGATGCCATCTTGGGAGAAAACTTTGAAGGCCCAGCAGCAATCTACAACCACGGGAGAATCTTATCTGTTAATAACGAATGTTTTAACCAGGGGGTAAAGAGGGGAATGTATGTGGAAAACGCACTTGATATATGTAAAGATATGAAACCAGTCAAGTATGACTGGGATAAGGTCAATGAGAGAGGATTGAGAATCATTAGAATCCTGAAAAAATATACAGACCGCATTCTATCCCCTCAATACAATGAGTTTTACCTACAGATTTCATATCCAGAATGCAGAAATTTACTGGAAAATCCTTCCACAAACACAGACGAGAACATTTGTAACCTCGCAATCCAGATATCAAAAGAAGTACCAGGTGAACCAGTAATAGGGATTGGAAAGAACATGCTTGTCTCAAAACTGGCCTCAAAAAAATGCAGAAACTTGAAAATCAATTCCCAGGAATCTGATTATGATTACGAACTCTCGCCAATCGTCTGTATAACGTCAATTTATGGTGGCTGTTACATGGTTTCagataaaatttgtatagtCACCGATGGGTTCAAGTTCCTAAACAATGTTTACCTGAGTGAGATTCCAGGCGTGGGTTATCTCGGGCCCGTTTTGAAGAGTAAAGGTTTGGTGACTTGTAACGATGTTCGTAAGATAGGCACGCCCCTGTGCTTGCAATCAGTATTAGGAGGTAGGATTGGTAAGTTGGTATACAATTTTTGTTTCGGATACGATTACAGATGTGCGAATTTGCCCAAGAAACAACAGGACTTCTTTTTGAACAAATCATTCACGAGTGAAGTAACTATTGGTTCGCATGAATCCAACAGTTCTACTTCCGATAACTGTACCCAAAATTCATCAAAACAAGGTGATCTTGGTAAGGAGTCTGAAAAGGAACACGACGAATCAAAAGTAAGTTCTATAGAGACAAGTCAAGAATCAGGATGTAATAATGAAGGAAATAATCTTAATAGAGAATCTGAAGAAAGAGTTCTCAGAAGGTTACTCAGCGAAGTGTTAAAAGACCTTTGCTCTGTATACTCACTCTTCGACAAgtgtattattaattattccaTCAAGTACAAATGCAATATTACACTGCATGTACATTCTGACTCCCAATATACCAAGTCTATCACTTCAATCCTTGACAAACAATCACTGAGGCACACAATCAACAGCCTatataacaaaattaagag tgAGTTTGGGATTGAGTTTCCCAAGATAAAAAAGATACAGCTGGAGGTACTGGATGTTGTTAGAGTTGACGAGGATATCACCTTCATTGATAAGTTTTTGAAAGAAAGACCGTCAACAGGTCAGGAATCTCAAAGCCCATTCAGAATGTCATTTCTCTCACCATCCAGTGCTACAGCTACTTCTAACGACTCTGTATACTCACCAAGTGAAATGTGCACCCCAACACGTAGACTAAACGGCTGGAAACTGGACTCCATTTCTATAGATTCTGGGACACCTCAAAGTCCAGCTAAATCAGCAAGCTCCAGCGTTGCTTCTAGAACTCTTATCACTCCAAACATTCTAAGATATGTGGACTTCAAGGGACAGATTTCTCAAAAATCTAACCCTGATTCCAGTGTTGACTCCAAGACTAGGACGCCCACCAGATCACGCAGGTCTTTAAAGCTTTCTAGGGGACAAAAATACATTACTGAGTACCTCTCTCCGTCGAAGTTTGAattttcttaa
- the DRT101 gene encoding Phosphoacetylglucosamine mutase: MLDFSKIPNGPDIPEGYVDVIYGTAGFRGSTENPPGNLEHVAYRCGLLFASLPFISEAYFEKYSRSLSFNGSLGLGIVVTASHNPCSDNGIKLFSPSGRTLECVWEPIFTSFVNTRNSIQSALYEVFTSFGYKPKNLNLNILIGCDTRPSCSSLVSNLTLGIKAIYNLLNLTNSNVNFIGKITSPTISYLLSSGTTCVQDDEMYISFLSNSFNKIFDTLQDLGLVDLSHNLDKPEELYFDCSYGVGGYKIVRFFEIFRKLGIIPAVCNFHKFGKDRDLNYKCGASYVYSTSCFPEALKKSINVYLNKRFCCFDGDADRVLYYMPCDPLMNSSGEYTVQQLDGDRLLIVTLMLLWTFLVNYKKKLTIGIFQTRYSNGASVNYIDALIDRYTSENKNISWQHEYFNSGLKNAEKLAEKYDISLYYETNGHGNIVYNRNFYSKDCFQSLAGQSTNSHSPSSLHDLEISSLDTSMTNSTISSLSDFKDELSDTLLFDFLEIFFPSGDAILNSMFLELAFRVLKLSFHDCLNFYTDFPSSHFQYNLKPELKTLFSSSANETVLNEPKILQDKIDAKTRQFRFCRAFLRPSGTEPLLRIYVEGETHTIVENVQNYIVNEIDVFLANQRLSNHIHFK, from the coding sequence ATGTTGGACTTCTCCAAGATTCCAAATGGCCCAGATATTCCAGAAGGGTATGTAGATGTAATTTACGGAACAGCCGGCTTCAGAGGAAGCACAGAAAATCCACCAGGAAATTTGGAACATGTAGCCTACAGATGTGGACTCCTATTTGCCTCACTTCCCTTCATCTCTGAAGCATATTTTGAAAAGTACTCCAGATCACTGAGTTTCAATGGGTCATTGGGACTTGGAATTGTCGTGACAGCAAGCCATAATCCATGTTCTGACAATGGAATTAAACTTTTTTCACCATCAGGACGGACTTTGGAATGCGTCTGGGAACCAATATTTACATCATTTGTAAATACAAGGAATTCCATCCAATCCGCTTTATATGAGGTGTTTACCAGTTTTGGATATAAAccaaaaaatttaaatctcAACATATTGATTGGATGTGACACAAGGCCATCGTGTTCTTCACTAGTATCAAATTTAACGCTGGGGATTAAGGCGATCTACAATCTTCTTAATCTTACCAATTCAAacgttaattttattggtaaaataacatCGCCTACGATTTCCTACCTCCTGTCTTCTGGTACAACATGCGTCCAAGATGATGAAATGTACATATCCTTTTTGTCGAATTCATTTAACAAGATTTTTGATACGTTACAGGATTTAGGCTTGGTAGACCTTTCCCACAACCTCGACAAACCAGAAGAACTGTATTTTGATTGTTCATACGGAGTTGGTGGGTATAAGATAGTAAGGTTTTTCGAGATATTCAGAAAACTTGGAATCATCCCTGCCGTATGCAACTTTCACAAGTTTGGAAAAGACCGTGATTTAAACTATAAGTGCGGAGCCTCATACGTGTACTCAACTTCATGTTTCCCAGAAGCACTAAAGAAAAGCATTAATGTTTACCTGAACAAACGCTTCTGTTGCTTCGATGGTGATGCAGATAGAGTTCTTTACTACATGCCATGTGACCCCCTAATGAATTCAAGCGGTGAATACACTGTGCAGCAACTCGACGGAGACCGGCTCCTGATCGTGACTTTGATGCTTTTATGGACTTTTCTAGTCAACTACAAGAAGAAACTCACCATTGGAATATTCCAAACAAGATATTCCAATGGCGCCTCCGTTAATTACATCGATGCCCTGATTGATCGATATACCTCCGAAAACAAGAACATCTCATGGCAACATGAGTATTTCAACAGTGGTTTAAAAAACGCTGAGAAACTTGCCGAAAAATACGATATTTCACTTTATTATGAGACCAACGGTCATGGAAACATTGTATATAACAGgaatttttattccaaAGACTGTTTTCAAAGTCTAGCTGGCCAGAGCACCAATTCTCATTCCCCCTCATCACTTCATGATCTGGAAATATCATCCCTGGATACATCCATGACAAACTCTACCATTTCATCTCTGAGTGATTTTAAGGATGAGTTGTCCGACACGCTCCTGTTTGACTTTCTCGAGATTTTTTTCCCAAGTGGTGACGCTATTTTGAATTCTATGTTCCTGGAGCTTGCTTTCAGAGTTCTCAAACTCAGTTTTCATGACTGTCTGAACTTTTACACAGATTTCCCGTCCTCACACTTCCAGTATAATCTTAAACCCGAACTCAAGACTTTGTTCAGCTCCTCAGCCAACGAGACAGTGTTAAACGAGCCAAAAATTCTCCAGGACAAGATTGATGCAAAGACTAGACAGTTCAGGTTTTGTCGTGCCTTTCTTCGTCCTTCCGGGACTGAACCTCTTCTTAGGATTTATGTGGAAGGCGAGACTCATACAATCGTTGAGAACGTCCAGAATTACATAGTAAATGAAATTGACGTGTTTTTGGCTAATCAACGTCTTTCAAACCACATTCATTTCAAATAA
- the FACE1 gene encoding Peptidase family M48 family protein, with amino-acid sequence MGLRNLFTKPLHFEYALLVYSLLKVLRLYALCRQLCLVKKELAGEKKVVTTLAKKDDENYKRTLALLKPYLTSAAYHKTLEYSKDKLKHAMLFELLHWPVMFAFLFNNNVLKYWHLAGKLLDHKCQYSQVLVYFAFRLGFTFVFRLPFRYYSAYRLEKRHGFKTKTRFVFFKQYFLCYAFYVLALTGLASGLTWLQKLSKSNFRVNGFAFLVVFKTVLVFAVPLLLRLKHKLSPLADPELRREVDTMGKKLGLSSKNVHVVSHNTAHTDGVSLSWGFCKFKHAYLNESYVTLGKPSVMALVAHTFGHFKHHHFLKSFLFDLTKVTFFLFLYDHFKGDSALFKSFSTYSVSALTLRLDTFYMAVLAPLNYLFLVLRSVYSHFLEFEADRYAVRLGHSDELVNFWTTVYREKKWFFNVDPLYGPLFSERPSLFERVYAVYDSTVAPKPVGN; translated from the exons ATGGGTTTACGCAACTTATTCACTAAGCCTTTGCATTTTGAATATGCTCTTCTAGTTTATTCGTTGTTGAAAGTTTTGAGGCTCTATGCACTATGTAGACAGTTATGTTTGGTTAAAAAGGAACTGGCTGGAGAGAAGAAAGTTGTCACTACTTTGGCTAAAAAGgatgatgaaaattataaaagaACACTTGCTCTCCTCAAACCTTACCTAACATCAGCCGCTTACCACAAAACGTTGGAATACTCGAAGGACAAATTAAAACATGCTATGCTCTTCGAGTTATTGCATTGGCCTGTAATGTTCGCATTTTTGTTTAACAACAATGTCTTGAAATATTGGCATTTAGCAGGAAAACTATTAGATCATAAATGTCAATATTCACAA GTTCTTGTCTACTTTGCTTTTAGACTAGGATTTACATTCGTTTTTCGTCTCCCGTTCCGTTACTATTCTGCGTACAGGTTGGAAAAAAGGCATGGGTTTAAAACTAAAACCCGATTTGTTTTctttaaacaatatttcCTATGTTATGCCTTTTATGTTCTAGCTCTAACTGGATTGGCTTCTGGACTAACCTGGCTCCAGAAGCTTTCCAAATCAAACTTCAGAGTAAAT GGTTTCGCATTCTTGGTTGTTTTCAAAACTGTCTTAGTGTTTGCAGTTCCATTGTTACTAAGGCTGAAACACAAATTGAGTCCATTAGCTGATCCTGAGCTAAGGAGGGAAGTCGATACAATG gGTAAAAAACTGGGATTGTCATCAAAGAATGTTCATGTTGTATCACATAATACGGCACATACCGATGGTGTCAGTTTATCATGGGGATTTTGCAAGTTTAAGCATGCTTATCTCAATGAATCTTATGTTACCCTCGGAAAACCATCTGTTATGGCATTGGTTGCCCACACCTTTGGCCACTTCAAACATCACCATTTCCTTAAATCATTTCTTTTTGATCTAACAAAGGTTACATTCTTCCTATTTTTGTATGATCACTTCAAAGGTGATTCAGCATTATTCAAGAGCTTTAGTACTTATTCTGTATCAGCTCTGACACTCAGGCTCGATACCTTCTACATGGCAGTCTTAGCTCCATTGAATTATCTATTTCTTGTACTGAGATCAGTTTATTCACATTTCCTTGAATTTGAGGCTGATCGATATGCTGTTAGATTGGGACATAGTGATGAGCTGGTTAATTTTTGGACTACCGTTTATAGGGAAAAGAAGTGGTTTTTCAATGTAGATCCACTTTATGGTCCCTTATTTAGTGAAAGGCCATCACTTTTTGAGAGGGTTTATGCTGTTTACGATTCTACTGTAGCTCCAAAGCCTGTTGgtaattaa
- the PSMA1 gene encoding Proteasome subunit alpha type-1, translating into MYRNQYDTDCITWSPQGRLFQVEYAMESVKQGTCCVGIKSNTHLVLCALKRKISKLAQVQDKLYKVGEYIGVAMSGITSDAKMIISYMRNECLSNRFLYGCDITASQLVSLVSEKSQANTQVSSKRPFGVGLLVAGYDETTGLHLFETCPSGNVVEFNATAFGARCQSAKTYLERKIVNFSESDLNGLIYHAIKALKTTIPNDGEFDVDVISVGVVGKGTPWKVLDSDFVQTFVDKIKQEDGVNDNDVKDVTMQ; encoded by the exons ATGTACAGAAACCAATATGACACTGATTGTATTACTTGGTCTCCACAAGGTCGTTTATTCCAGGTGGAATATGCTATGGAATCTGTTAAACAGGGTACTTGCTGTGTAGGCATAAAATCTAATACACATTTG GTTTTGTGTGCTCTAAAACGTAAGATATCTAAACTGGCTCAGGTTCAGGATAAGCTTTATAAGGTTGGTGAATACATTGGTGTTGCTATGTCTGGTATAACTTCTGATGCTAAGATGATTATTTCCTACATGAGAAACGAGTGTTTGAGTAACAGATTTTTGTACGGATGTGACATCACTGCTTCTCAACTCGTATCGCTAGTTTCCGAAA AATCGCAGGCCAATACTCAGGTATCTTCTAAAAGACCTTTTGGAGTTGGTCTTTTGGTTGCTGGCTATGATGAGACTACTGGTTTACACTTGTTTGAAACATGTCCTTCTGGAAATGTGGTCGAGTTCAAT GCTACTGCTTTTGGTGCTAGATGTCAATCTGCCAAAACATATCTGGAGAGGAAGATCGTTAACTTCTCAGAATCTGACTTGAATGGACTTATTTATCATGCTATTAAGGCTTTGAAGACTACTATACCTAATGATGGAGA ATTTGATGTCGATGTCATCTCAGTAGGTGTAGTTGGTAAGGGAACTCCATGGAAGGTCTTAGATTCTGACTTTGTTCAAACATTTGTTGATAAG ATTAAACAAGAAGATGGTGTAAATGATAATGATGTAAAAGATGTTACAATgcaataa
- the FACE1 gene encoding Peptidase family M48 family protein, giving the protein MGVTNLFHRPLHFEFFVSVVLLHELFEQYLNFRQYRFVKKKLTGDKTFLQENKNDRIYKKTLESVSEYLNSDDYKKTVEYSYDKLKFNVFNSLFHFLFDLFLLFVLFSPKLWKFSGKVLKKNNEYTQSLVFCGIKMLFDTMVELPFGLYSDFVLEEKHGFNKKTYKLFVKDLLLTLLLQCVIGGPVLCALIFLVNWGGELFYFYVFGFIVVFNFIMLIVYPELIAPLFNKFEPLHDEELRNDIENLARKVDFPLKEIKQMDGSKRSSHSNAYLYGLWKFKKVVIYDTLLKQDRKEIVSVVSHELGHWKHKHVPKMLTFSFANLFAMFFLFKKFKDNKNMYNSFGFHGVKSFVIGISLFSNIFTVLGILTNLVNVTLTRFHEFQADKYAVKLGYGEDLTKSLLSLHKDNKAMIYYDPLYSWYHFDHPVLFERLYSLYQTMAERKL; this is encoded by the exons atGGGTGTTACTAACTTATTTCATCGTCCTTTACATTTTGAGTTTTTTGTATCTGTTGTTTTATTACACGAGTTGTTCGAGCAATACTTAAATTTTCGACAATATCGCTTTGTAAAAAAGAAGTTAACGGGAGATAAAACATTCTTGcaagaaaataaaaatgatagaatatataaaaaaacaTTGGAATCAGTTAGtgaatatttaaattcagATGATTATAAGAAAACTGTCGAATACTCATATGATAAATTGAAATTCAACGTTTTCAACTCATTGTTCCATTTCTTATTCGATCTGTTCCTTTTATTTGTTCTGTTTTCGCCAAAATTATGGAAATTTTCAGGAAAAGTACTTAAAAAAAACAATGAATATACccaa TCACTGGTATTTTGTGGAATTAAAATGCTATTCGATACTATGGTTGAACTCCCATTTGGATTATACTCTGATTTTGTCCTGGAAGAAAAGCATGGATTCAACAAAAAAACATATAAACTGTTTGTGAAGGATTTGCTATTAACACTTTTGCTCCAATGTGTAATAGGAGGCCCAGTTCTTTGTGCACTAATATTCCTGGTTAATTGGGGAGGAGAGCTTTTCTACTTCTAC GTATTCGGATTTATCGTTGTTTTCAACTTTATCATGTTGATTGTATACCCAGAATTAATTGCGCCTCTTTTCAATAAGTTCGAACCGCTCCACGACGAAGAATTGAGAAATGATATTGAAAATCTT GCACGTAAAGTTGATTTCCCACTTAAGGAAATAAAACAGATGGATGGTTCTAAGAGATCATCCCATTCAAACGCATATTTATATGGGTTGTGGAAGTTTAAAAAGGTGGTAATCTACGATACTCTCCTCAAGCAAGATAGAAAAGAAATAGTCAGCGTGGTTTCCCACGAATTAGGACACTGGAAGCACAAACATGTTCCCAAGATGCTAACATTTTCATTCGCGAATTTGTTCGCAATGTTCTTCCTTTTCAAAAAGTTCAAGGATAACAAAAACATGTACAATAGCTTCGGATTCCACGGAGTCAAGTCTTTTGTAATAg GAATATCactattttcaaatatctTCACCGTTTTGGGAATATTGACGAATCTGGTTAATGTTACACTGACAAGATTCCACGAATTTCAAGCCGATAAGTATGCAGTCAAACTGGGATATGGTGAGGATCTAACCAAATCACTGTTATCTTTGCATAAAGATAACAAAGCCATGATTTATTACGATCCTTTATACTCATGGTACCACTTCGACCATCCAGTACTCTTTGAACGGTTGTACTCACTCTATCAGACTATGGCTGAAAGAAAGCTttaa
- the FACE1 gene encoding Peptidase family M48 family protein: MGLRNLFTKPLHFEYALGGFLLLKLLRLYALCRQLRLVKKELAGEKKVVTTLAKKDDENYKRTLALLKPYLTSAAYHKTLEYSRDKLKHTMVFELFHMVVGVPFLFNNTVLKFWHLSGKLVKHKCHYSHVLVYFALRMALSFLLRFPFRYYSTFLVEKRHGFKTRSRCVFFRQYFLTYVFYLLVFTGLASGLTWVQKFSKSNFRVNGFAFLVVFKTAMALVVPLFLSLEHKLSPLPDPELRKEVDTMGKKLGLSSKNVHVVSSSTAPAHGLTLSWGFCMFKHAYLNESYVTLGKPSALALVAVNFGHFKHHHFLKTFLLDLAKDTFFLFLFDHFKGDAALFKSFNTHSVSALTLKLDTFFNLFGSLYVFLDAVRSVYYHFLEFEADRYAVRLGHSDELVNFWTTVYREKKWFFNVDPLYGKLFNFNPFFGAKHGGAPSLFERVYAVYDATGVPKAAAN; this comes from the exons ATGGGTTTACGCAACTTATTCACTAAGCCTTTGCATTTTGAATATGCTCTGGGGGGTTTTCTACTTTTAAAACTGTTGAGGCTCTATGCACTATGTAGACAGTTACGTTTGGTTAAAAAGGAACTGGCCGGAGAGAAGAAAGTTGTCACTACTTTGGCTAAAAAGgatgatgaaaattataaaagaACTCTTGCTCTCCTCAAACCTTACCTAACATCAGCCGCTTACCACAAAACGTTGGAATACTCCAGGGATAAATTGAAACATACCATGGTGTTTGAATTATTTCATATGGTTGTTGGAGTGCCCTTCCTATTTAACAACACTGTTTTGAAATTTTGGCACTTATCAGGGAAATTGGTTAAACACAAATGCCACTATTCACAT GTTCTTGTCTACTTTGCTCTCAGAATGGCCTTGTCATTCCTGTTACGGTTTCCATTCCGTTACTATTCTACGTTTTTAGTAGAAAAGAGGCATGGATTCAAGACTAGGAGCCGGTGTGTTTTCTTCAGACAATATTTCCTGACTTACGTCTTTTACCTTCTAGTTTTTACTGGATTGGCTTCTGGACTAACCTGGGTCCAGAAGTTTTCCAAGTCAAACTTCAGAGTGAAT GGTTTCGCATTCTTGGTTGTTTTCAAAACTGCCATGGCACTAGTAGTTCCATTATTCCTGTCCTTAGAACACAAATTGAGTCCGCTACCCGATCCTGAGCTTAGGAAAGAAGTCGATACAATG GGTAAAAAACTGGGATTGTCATCAAAGAATGTTCATGTTGTATCATCGAGTACAGCTCCTGCTCATGGCCTTACTCTATCATGGGGATTTTGTATGTTTAAGCACGCATATCTCAATGAATCCTACGTCACCCTTGGAAAACCATCAGCATTGGCATTGGTTGCTGTAAACTTTGGCCACTTCAAACATCACCACTTTTTGAAAACATTCCTCCTCGATTTGGCAAAGGATACATTTTTCCTATTTTTGTTTGATCATTTCAAAGGAGATGCAGCATTATTCAAGAGCTTTAATACTCATTCTGTTTCAGCACTCACCCTGAAGCTCGATACCttctttaatttatttggCTCGTTATACGTTTTTTTGGATGCAGTTAGATCGGTTTACTATCATTTCCTTGAATTTGAGGCTGATCGATATGCTGTTAGATTGGGTCACAGTGATGAGCTGGTTAATTTTTGGACTACCGTCTATAGGGAAAAGAAGTGGTTTTTCAATGTAGATCCCCTTTATGgcaaattatttaactttaatcCATTCTTTGGAGCAAAACATGGGGGTGCTCCATCGCTCTTTGAGAGGGTTTATGCAGTTTACGATGCTACAGGGGTTCCGAAGGCTGCCGCCAACTAA